One genomic segment of Desulfocapsa sulfexigens DSM 10523 includes these proteins:
- a CDS encoding rhodanese-like domain-containing protein, whose product MSTKNAGLAKKEGYKNVRVYLEGEPAWIKDGNMVHASKGFVTKGNIVLIDLRSAKKSAEKRIPRAVSIPYDTLDDRLDDIPKKAPVVIYSDSMEESMDAYSDLHDEGFKKVSMVPGNFDGWVKNGGATTSGPVVTDIVWVRKLGKGEVGKADFMKAVDGSDAGAIILDVRTPDEASAGGFKNAIAVPLDQIAKRLSEIPKDKKVYVHCTTGARADMAAQELNKNGYKAFFFVANIDCKGNECKVED is encoded by the coding sequence ATGTCCACCAAAAACGCCGGTCTGGCGAAGAAAGAAGGCTATAAAAATGTACGTGTTTACCTTGAAGGTGAGCCTGCATGGATAAAAGATGGCAACATGGTCCATGCCAGTAAAGGATTTGTCACAAAAGGAAACATCGTTCTCATCGATCTCCGTTCAGCAAAGAAATCTGCTGAAAAAAGGATCCCTCGGGCAGTCAGCATACCTTATGACACTCTTGACGACCGCCTGGATGATATTCCTAAAAAAGCTCCCGTCGTTATTTACAGTGATTCCATGGAAGAATCCATGGATGCGTACTCTGATCTTCACGATGAGGGGTTCAAAAAAGTTTCAATGGTACCAGGAAACTTTGATGGCTGGGTAAAGAATGGTGGAGCAACCACCAGTGGACCAGTAGTCACCGACATCGTTTGGGTAAGAAAGCTTGGAAAAGGCGAAGTTGGCAAGGCCGATTTCATGAAAGCAGTTGACGGTAGCGATGCTGGTGCAATTATTCTTGATGTACGAACTCCGGACGAAGCAAGTGCCGGCGGGTTTAAAAATGCTATTGCTGTTCCTTTGGATCAAATAGCTAAACGTCTTTCCGAGATTCCAAAGGACAAAAAAGTCTATGTCCACTGCACCACTGGTGCCCGTGCAGACATGGCCGCTCAGGAACTGAACAAAAATGGCTACAAAGCATTCTTCTTCGTTGCAAATATCGACTGTAAAGGCAATGAGTGTAAAGTAGAAGATTAA
- a CDS encoding AAA family ATPase — translation MKILRIRFQNLNSLNGIWEIDFSAPAYSENSLFAIIGPTGAGKSTLLDALCLALYGATPRLGKITKTSNQIMSRHTGVCFAEVEFSTIRGRFRCHWSQHRSRQKSHGELQQPKHEITDASNNVLLESRIRNVASKIEEVTGMDFDRFTRSTLLAQGGFAAFLQASADQRAPILEQITGTEIYSRLSIKVHELRLSELNRLHELEQSLSHINLLSSEDEEQLQKRIREKNTAAEKIKMQVTNLRTQLSRARHIAKLETDHAAYVTELEALYTKKKEHAELLDTLGPALAAREIEPLYQAVEKLITSQKEAAKENDLLAEKRKNLEETKQKTILAINEAEKSLQQAEASRKTGLEQIRAVEKIDHLIQNIRNSLQEQTDNLNVQRKRHTKELSTLKTLEQNLLQAENEKNALETFFTGQAKDEKLLEEFAAIELSVQRVSELYLDLENMSKAKIAAKLAVGNKEQILRDLHTKKVAIQSHLLTASARHDEIQKNIADILQGSEFNDLQQKLFTTQTRQKSFQELTLFLEQLDSLTKQLTRSNEQLLTLATESKERKGKLSEENRKRAGKAQEVELLEKNLLLLARIQTLEQDRLQLKDNVPCPLCGSKTHPYHHGNVPSPSEEEKKLRFAEQELQVLLEQIEKLKHQEIIAAERKSSLAEQIKKTETEKTLATKAAEGLLSDLELPPLAEIHLERLQQESLQLNEDRKKLFADRELLEKLNKKIGSISTRKEEFRVTLQALEKDILTAEHTLTSAQTELRKLLQEEETLSASLITLSDTLRQKLQVYGDFVVERKHLSKILIELGQRITLWKTRKNEERNLAPKLLSLHSECGHQKTLCTEREKQITDQDALCSVTRKQLSDFQQQRLTLFGEKNTTEEEERLEQAVINRRKIHSQLQVKSGDIHRKITAVMTLQDRLQQDVIRMETDITTQQQLFLTALTKSSFSNTEEFIAARRSPQELLQVQNLQRKLQEKETELTTLIKEKLSSLQVEKEKHLCRETAAEIEPLLMESEKQLETLQEESVTAKEQLKRNSLDKGKSATQLIAIATQKKKVSSWNTLHMLIGSADGKKFRNFAQGLTFELMVHHANNHLRKMSDRYILTRDSIHPLDLNVIDTYQADEVRSTKNLSGGESFLVSLALSLGLSKMASHNVRVDSLFLDEGFGTLDEDALESALETLAQLRDENKLIGIISHVGALKERIPLQIEIIPGSRGKSTISGPGVSRGV, via the coding sequence TTGAAGATCCTGCGTATTCGCTTCCAAAACCTCAACTCTCTCAATGGAATATGGGAAATTGATTTCAGCGCACCTGCCTACTCGGAAAATAGTCTCTTTGCCATTATCGGCCCCACTGGTGCTGGAAAATCCACTCTACTCGATGCCCTCTGCCTTGCCCTTTACGGCGCAACTCCCCGTCTCGGGAAAATTACCAAGACCTCCAATCAGATAATGAGCCGCCACACTGGCGTTTGTTTTGCTGAAGTTGAATTCTCAACTATCAGAGGCAGGTTTCGCTGTCACTGGTCCCAGCATCGATCACGCCAGAAAAGTCATGGTGAACTCCAGCAACCAAAACATGAGATCACAGATGCCTCAAATAACGTTCTTCTTGAAAGCAGAATACGTAACGTGGCAAGTAAGATCGAAGAAGTAACGGGAATGGACTTTGACCGTTTCACCCGTTCCACCCTTCTTGCCCAGGGAGGGTTTGCAGCATTTCTCCAGGCATCCGCTGACCAACGCGCCCCCATACTCGAACAGATCACCGGTACTGAAATTTATTCCCGTCTGTCAATCAAGGTTCATGAACTGCGCCTGTCTGAACTCAACAGACTCCATGAACTCGAACAAAGCCTTTCTCATATAAATCTTTTGAGCTCTGAAGATGAGGAGCAGCTTCAAAAACGTATCCGAGAAAAAAACACCGCTGCTGAAAAGATCAAAATGCAGGTTACAAACCTGCGAACACAACTCAGCCGAGCCAGGCACATTGCTAAACTTGAAACAGACCACGCAGCATATGTGACAGAACTGGAAGCCCTGTATACCAAAAAAAAAGAGCACGCCGAACTGCTGGACACTCTCGGTCCAGCACTTGCAGCCAGGGAAATTGAGCCCTTGTATCAGGCTGTGGAGAAGCTTATTACCAGCCAGAAAGAAGCTGCAAAGGAAAATGACCTTCTGGCGGAAAAACGGAAAAACCTTGAAGAGACAAAGCAAAAAACCATCCTGGCAATAAACGAAGCAGAAAAATCCCTACAACAGGCAGAGGCATCAAGAAAAACAGGCCTTGAACAGATACGAGCTGTCGAGAAAATTGATCATTTAATTCAGAACATCAGAAATAGCCTTCAGGAACAGACAGACAACCTCAACGTCCAGCGTAAACGGCATACAAAAGAACTCTCCACTCTGAAGACACTGGAACAAAATCTTCTTCAAGCTGAAAACGAGAAAAATGCTCTGGAAACCTTCTTCACCGGACAGGCAAAGGATGAAAAACTGCTCGAGGAATTTGCAGCCATTGAACTAAGTGTTCAAAGAGTAAGCGAGCTTTACCTTGATCTGGAAAACATGAGTAAAGCAAAGATTGCAGCAAAACTTGCCGTAGGGAACAAAGAACAGATACTGAGAGATCTTCACACAAAAAAAGTTGCTATCCAGTCACATCTTCTTACAGCAAGCGCCAGGCACGACGAGATCCAAAAGAACATTGCAGATATTCTTCAGGGCAGTGAATTTAACGACCTGCAACAGAAACTCTTCACAACCCAAACCCGTCAAAAAAGTTTCCAGGAACTGACCCTTTTCCTGGAACAGCTTGACAGCCTTACAAAACAACTCACTCGATCCAATGAACAGCTTCTTACCCTGGCGACTGAGAGCAAGGAACGGAAAGGTAAACTCTCGGAAGAAAATAGAAAAAGGGCTGGTAAGGCACAGGAAGTCGAGCTTCTTGAAAAGAATCTGCTTCTCCTCGCAAGAATCCAAACGCTAGAACAAGACAGGCTGCAGCTAAAAGACAATGTCCCCTGTCCTCTCTGCGGCTCAAAAACCCACCCATACCACCATGGTAATGTCCCAAGCCCTTCTGAGGAAGAAAAGAAACTGCGGTTTGCAGAGCAGGAACTGCAAGTGCTTCTCGAGCAGATTGAAAAGCTCAAGCATCAGGAGATTATTGCTGCTGAGAGGAAGTCATCTCTTGCAGAGCAGATAAAGAAAACAGAAACTGAGAAAACGCTTGCCACCAAGGCTGCTGAAGGGCTTCTTTCAGATCTGGAGTTACCACCTTTAGCAGAAATTCATCTGGAACGTCTGCAACAGGAGTCTCTTCAGCTCAATGAAGACCGGAAAAAGCTATTTGCGGATAGAGAACTGCTTGAAAAATTGAACAAAAAAATTGGTTCAATTTCCACTAGAAAGGAAGAATTCAGGGTAACACTCCAGGCACTTGAAAAAGATATTCTTACCGCAGAACATACTCTCACCTCTGCTCAAACAGAATTGAGGAAGCTGTTACAGGAGGAAGAAACACTTTCTGCATCCCTCATCACACTGAGTGATACTCTTAGACAAAAACTCCAGGTATATGGAGATTTCGTGGTCGAAAGGAAGCATCTCTCTAAAATCCTTATAGAACTTGGTCAAAGAATTACTTTGTGGAAAACCAGAAAAAATGAAGAAAGAAATCTCGCCCCAAAACTCCTCAGTCTTCATTCAGAATGTGGTCACCAAAAAACTCTCTGCACGGAAAGAGAAAAACAGATAACCGATCAGGACGCTCTCTGCTCGGTAACTCGAAAACAACTCAGTGATTTTCAGCAACAACGCCTTACCCTCTTTGGTGAAAAGAATACCACAGAAGAGGAAGAGCGTCTCGAACAGGCTGTTATCAACAGGAGAAAGATTCACAGCCAGTTACAGGTCAAATCCGGCGATATTCACAGGAAAATCACCGCTGTTATGACATTACAGGATCGACTGCAGCAGGATGTCATTAGAATGGAAACAGATATAACAACGCAGCAGCAGCTTTTTCTCACAGCTTTGACAAAATCCTCCTTTTCCAACACTGAAGAATTCATTGCAGCAAGACGATCGCCTCAGGAACTGCTGCAGGTACAGAATCTACAAAGAAAACTGCAGGAAAAAGAAACAGAACTGACAACTCTGATTAAAGAAAAGTTAAGCAGCCTGCAAGTCGAAAAGGAAAAGCATCTCTGCCGGGAAACTGCCGCAGAAATAGAACCACTGCTTATGGAGAGTGAAAAACAGCTGGAAACGCTTCAGGAGGAATCAGTAACTGCAAAAGAACAGCTCAAGAGAAACAGCCTGGATAAGGGAAAATCCGCTACACAGCTGATAGCTATCGCGACACAGAAGAAAAAGGTGAGCAGTTGGAACACTCTTCATATGCTTATCGGATCTGCCGATGGAAAAAAATTCAGAAATTTTGCACAGGGCCTCACCTTTGAGCTGATGGTTCATCATGCAAATAATCATCTTCGGAAAATGAGTGACAGATACATTCTGACCAGAGACAGCATCCATCCGCTTGACCTCAATGTCATCGATACTTATCAGGCAGATGAGGTTCGTTCGACCAAAAATCTATCTGGCGGTGAATCCTTTCTAGTCAGCCTGGCCCTTTCACTGGGACTATCCAAAATGGCATCCCATAATGTCAGGGTTGATTCTCTGTTTCTTGACGAAGGATTTGGAACACTGGATGAAGATGCACTGGAATCGGCCCTTGAAACACTGGCTCAGTTGCGTGACGAGAACAAGCTTATTGGAATTATCTCCCATGTGGGCGCATTAAAAGAACGTATTCCCCTGCAGATAGAAATCATTCCGGGAAGCAGGGGAAAGAGCACCATTAGTGGGCCGGGTGTCTCACGGGGGGTCTAA
- a CDS encoding DUF342 domain-containing protein — protein sequence MTNNTEKTDANKKYLEPTLHFTRKRIPVGNEEKSVKLMVSELVKKNQPLLSFPQFAKFEARGYEKSPVRSGKNTRFSDDGETLLADIIGYPRIDTMSQGNDEEPVLLVSVTPLVKISGDAMAATLQLHPPISTDFAIRKEPLPELLNEAGILFGIDQTALQTAQDIIAQGYSDFHDIPIAFGQPSQQGVDAYLQFAFEIGPIAGQIMEDGTIDFRERRIMIAVVKDELIATKIPEIPGTPGTNVLGQEIEPEGGAELEIKIHQDVIFIEKSGEIKATKDGILTVVNGCEIKVCSKQEIRTDIDYATGNIESKSCVIIYGAVQPGFKVITGGDLEIKKEVMSATLFSEANIVIKGGITGKKTDIKALGDVDFFFIEQGQINSGGNVIMRKQSYYSDISARGSILCQAGTTIIGGNIIAGNSLTAFNVGSPNGKPSFLAAGVDIDRLNLQRELSQLLATQQDDIIQWLQRYGGSRKSKKIRKMEAEVSETKMKLLKLNLIPGSGLYSRVGELREPTDQTEQNDDESETNAIRIDKIFIDLKGTIFSGTEVRIGNCKLLIKKNITKRRLKLDQSLKRIIALPLK from the coding sequence ATGACAAACAATACTGAAAAAACAGACGCAAACAAAAAATACCTGGAACCAACCCTTCATTTTACCAGAAAACGTATCCCAGTCGGAAACGAAGAGAAATCTGTAAAACTCATGGTTTCAGAACTGGTAAAAAAAAACCAGCCCCTTCTCTCATTTCCGCAATTTGCGAAATTTGAGGCAAGGGGGTATGAAAAAAGCCCTGTACGATCTGGAAAAAACACTCGGTTTTCTGATGACGGAGAAACACTGCTTGCCGATATAATTGGTTACCCAAGGATTGACACCATGTCCCAGGGAAATGACGAAGAACCAGTTCTACTCGTTTCCGTCACACCTCTTGTGAAAATATCAGGAGATGCCATGGCCGCCACCCTCCAACTTCACCCTCCCATTTCAACTGATTTTGCCATACGTAAAGAACCACTTCCGGAACTGCTAAACGAGGCTGGCATCCTCTTTGGGATAGACCAGACCGCCCTCCAGACGGCACAGGATATTATTGCTCAGGGCTACAGTGATTTTCATGACATCCCTATTGCCTTCGGACAACCGTCTCAGCAGGGGGTTGACGCCTATCTGCAATTTGCCTTTGAGATTGGGCCCATCGCCGGCCAGATCATGGAAGATGGTACCATAGATTTTCGAGAACGTAGAATTATGATTGCGGTGGTGAAAGATGAACTCATTGCCACTAAAATACCTGAAATTCCAGGGACACCCGGGACAAATGTCCTGGGCCAGGAGATAGAGCCGGAAGGTGGCGCTGAACTTGAAATCAAAATACACCAGGATGTCATATTTATAGAAAAAAGTGGCGAAATCAAAGCAACTAAAGATGGTATTCTGACGGTTGTCAATGGCTGTGAAATCAAAGTCTGTTCAAAGCAGGAGATACGAACCGACATTGATTACGCCACCGGCAACATAGAATCAAAGAGTTGTGTAATCATATATGGAGCAGTACAGCCAGGGTTCAAAGTAATAACCGGGGGAGATCTTGAAATAAAGAAAGAAGTCATGTCAGCTACCCTTTTCAGCGAGGCCAATATTGTCATTAAAGGTGGTATTACTGGTAAGAAAACAGATATTAAAGCTCTTGGTGATGTAGACTTCTTTTTTATAGAACAGGGCCAGATTAATTCTGGCGGCAACGTTATCATGCGCAAGCAGTCTTATTACAGTGATATTTCCGCAAGAGGTTCCATTCTCTGCCAGGCTGGTACAACTATCATTGGCGGAAATATAATAGCTGGTAATTCGTTAACCGCTTTCAATGTCGGTTCTCCCAATGGTAAACCCTCTTTTCTTGCCGCAGGTGTGGATATTGACAGACTCAATCTCCAAAGAGAGCTTTCACAACTCCTGGCCACACAACAAGATGATATTATCCAATGGTTACAGCGCTATGGAGGGAGTAGGAAATCAAAAAAAATCAGGAAAATGGAAGCAGAGGTCAGTGAAACGAAGATGAAACTCCTGAAACTGAATCTTATTCCAGGCAGCGGTCTCTACTCAAGAGTCGGTGAACTCAGAGAACCCACTGACCAGACAGAACAAAATGACGACGAAAGTGAAACGAATGCAATCCGGATTGATAAAATATTCATCGACCTCAAAGGCACTATCTTTTCCGGCACCGAAGTAAGGATTGGGAATTGCAAATTGCTGATCAAAAAAAATATCACAAAAAGACGACTCAAGTTGGATCAGAGCCTCAAAAGAATCATAGCACTTCCTCTAAAATAA
- a CDS encoding exonuclease SbcCD subunit D C-terminal domain-containing protein encodes MILLHTSDWHLGHKLYGRQRHQEQSEFLDWLLECIEEQEVDALIVAGDIFDSQSPSNQSLEMYYRFLSRAANSCCRHIIIIGGNHDSPTLLDAPRELLHFLNIHVIGRAPENIEEALLMLNDAEGSPELIVLAVPYLRDKDIRLSEAGESIEDKQDKMLHGIREYYLRLFELAKNKQQELDNKVPLIATGHLFCQGGKTRQGDGVRELYVGSLVQVGLDTFPHDIDYLALGHLHLPQRVAKQTNRRYSGAPLAMSFTEADEEKAVLLIDTDMQFDVRELAVPSFQAIASISGTLESILEEIQTLSQREEDILLEINYQGQSLIDDLQEQIHAAVTNTKLHVLRISNKRIYDHIRQQHSEIKTLEELTPYQVFQQCLDLSGIPDEQRPEMELGFAAALDALQNEEN; translated from the coding sequence ATGATACTACTCCACACTTCAGACTGGCATCTGGGCCATAAACTTTACGGTCGCCAACGTCACCAGGAACAGTCCGAATTTCTTGATTGGCTGCTGGAGTGCATCGAAGAGCAGGAAGTAGATGCCCTTATTGTCGCAGGAGATATCTTCGACAGCCAGAGTCCATCCAACCAAAGTCTCGAAATGTATTATCGCTTCCTCTCCCGCGCTGCAAATTCCTGCTGCCGCCACATTATTATTATTGGAGGCAACCACGATTCCCCAACCCTCTTGGACGCACCGCGGGAACTTCTCCATTTCTTGAATATCCACGTGATTGGGAGAGCTCCAGAGAACATCGAAGAGGCCCTTCTCATGCTCAATGATGCCGAGGGTAGCCCTGAACTCATTGTGCTTGCTGTCCCATATCTGCGCGACAAGGATATCAGACTGTCAGAGGCCGGTGAAAGCATAGAGGACAAACAGGATAAAATGCTGCACGGGATTAGGGAGTATTACCTGAGACTTTTCGAACTGGCCAAAAACAAGCAGCAAGAGCTGGATAATAAAGTTCCTCTTATTGCTACCGGACATCTCTTCTGTCAGGGTGGAAAAACCCGGCAGGGTGATGGAGTCAGAGAGTTGTATGTCGGTTCACTGGTTCAGGTGGGCCTTGATACATTCCCTCACGATATCGACTATCTGGCTCTGGGTCATCTCCACCTTCCGCAGCGGGTCGCTAAACAGACCAATCGACGATACTCCGGCGCTCCGCTGGCCATGAGTTTCACAGAAGCCGACGAGGAAAAAGCTGTACTGCTCATCGATACGGACATGCAGTTTGATGTCAGGGAACTCGCAGTCCCCTCTTTTCAAGCCATTGCAAGTATTTCCGGTACTCTTGAATCTATTCTTGAAGAAATCCAGACTTTATCCCAACGGGAGGAGGACATTCTTCTTGAAATTAATTACCAGGGACAAAGCCTTATTGATGACTTACAGGAACAGATTCATGCTGCTGTCACCAATACAAAGCTGCATGTACTCCGTATCAGCAATAAACGCATTTATGACCACATTCGGCAGCAGCACTCCGAGATCAAAACGCTTGAGGAGCTTACTCCATATCAGGTATTCCAACAGTGCCTCGATCTCAGTGGAATTCCGGATGAACAGCGCCCGGAAATGGAACTTGGGTTTGCCGCCGCTCTAGATGCCCTCCAGAACGAGGAAAACTGA
- a CDS encoding ParA family protein: MTHQDPPIFITFGNRKGGVGKTTSVINLASYLAILGKKILIVDTDPQSNCSSVLLKNLDDRNKHSLIKALEAPEGEGLLSRFACETHHPNLQIIPNTTQCMLWERKNAGHSDAVLGIRRLINQDPTLNEYDFVFFDTPPTLGVMMNNALMASDYVIIPIPPSDQFALDGLAAYLELIGGIRKHNSRLKLLAVLITKYDPNWGSSAYKLNQIIKYFTQRRISIFRTHIHNCPEIDMAHVKRKPVIISAPNSSGANEYATLGRELLEIFNVIHGKRFI, translated from the coding sequence ATGACACACCAAGATCCACCTATATTTATTACCTTTGGAAACCGCAAAGGAGGAGTCGGCAAGACAACCTCTGTTATCAATCTTGCAAGTTACCTGGCAATCCTTGGAAAAAAAATTCTGATCGTCGATACAGATCCTCAGTCTAACTGTTCCTCTGTTCTACTCAAAAATCTGGACGACAGAAACAAACACTCTCTTATTAAGGCACTTGAAGCTCCAGAAGGAGAAGGGTTGCTCTCTCGATTTGCCTGCGAAACACATCATCCCAATTTACAAATCATTCCGAATACAACACAATGCATGCTCTGGGAAAGGAAAAATGCAGGACACTCCGACGCAGTTTTAGGAATCAGGCGCCTCATTAACCAGGATCCCACATTAAACGAATACGATTTTGTTTTTTTTGATACCCCGCCAACCCTTGGGGTGATGATGAATAATGCTCTTATGGCATCTGATTATGTTATCATTCCAATTCCTCCATCCGACCAATTTGCACTCGATGGACTGGCGGCGTATCTTGAGCTTATCGGGGGAATCCGGAAGCATAACAGTAGACTGAAACTTCTGGCTGTACTTATAACTAAATACGATCCCAATTGGGGAAGTTCTGCTTACAAACTCAATCAGATAATAAAATATTTCACTCAGAGACGAATAAGTATTTTTCGCACCCATATCCACAATTGCCCAGAAATCGATATGGCTCACGTAAAAAGAAAGCCGGTAATTATATCTGCACCCAACAGCAGTGGTGCCAATGAATACGCCACATTGGGGCGGGAATTACTGGAGATTTTTAATGTAATTCATGGAAAAAGATTCATTTAA
- a CDS encoding D-alanyl-D-alanine carboxypeptidase/D-alanyl-D-alanine-endopeptidase — MFFFVSLFLPCLSQSGELPKLRKYISNGGYALSTNGKTLFSKNLTTPFIPASTLKLVTSLAALEILGPDHFFSTYIYRDTQGTLYVKGSGDPFLVSEKIRTIARLVAEKGVTEINNIILDDTAFALEHPITDGSINSSNPYDVGCTALGVNFNTVPLKVLQHAKVESPESQTPYLRIMGQIGKSLNSGYHRVNVDAFPRQSELANNLLYFGQLFQILLEEQGIVVKGTIKQGVVPQETELVIQYTAEETTGDLVKSCLLSSNNFMANQLYLAIGVKQYGSPATWEKSQKAMAAFVHNTLGLRNQQITMVEGSGLSMKNRITPEALLVVLEQFKPYASLLPVKYGVVMKSGTLRKSGVFCYAGLIHRGKDTRCFVILLNQKQNNRDKILNVLYHQL, encoded by the coding sequence TTGTTCTTTTTTGTTTCCCTTTTTCTGCCGTGCCTTTCCCAATCCGGAGAACTGCCGAAACTCCGAAAATATATTTCGAATGGCGGCTATGCCCTCAGCACAAACGGAAAAACTCTTTTTTCAAAAAACCTGACAACACCCTTCATTCCCGCGTCCACCTTAAAACTTGTCACCAGCCTCGCCGCACTTGAAATATTAGGGCCGGACCATTTCTTTTCTACCTATATCTATCGAGATACCCAGGGAACACTTTATGTAAAAGGCAGCGGGGATCCCTTCCTGGTTTCGGAGAAAATCAGAACAATTGCCAGACTTGTTGCGGAGAAAGGGGTCACGGAAATAAACAATATCATTCTTGACGACACAGCTTTTGCCCTCGAGCACCCGATAACCGATGGTTCTATTAATTCATCCAATCCCTATGATGTCGGTTGCACCGCTCTCGGGGTGAATTTCAACACGGTCCCCCTGAAAGTACTTCAACATGCCAAAGTAGAATCGCCAGAATCCCAGACACCCTATCTCCGAATCATGGGTCAAATAGGAAAAAGTCTCAACAGCGGTTATCACCGGGTGAATGTGGATGCATTCCCACGACAAAGTGAATTGGCCAACAATTTACTTTACTTTGGGCAACTGTTTCAAATCCTCCTTGAGGAACAGGGGATCGTGGTAAAAGGCACAATCAAACAAGGCGTTGTTCCTCAAGAAACCGAACTGGTTATCCAATACACAGCTGAAGAGACGACAGGCGATCTCGTGAAGTCCTGCCTCCTTTCATCCAATAACTTTATGGCGAATCAACTTTATCTTGCAATCGGCGTGAAACAATACGGTTCCCCCGCAACATGGGAAAAAAGCCAGAAAGCGATGGCTGCTTTTGTTCACAACACCCTTGGCCTCAGGAATCAACAAATAACGATGGTTGAAGGTTCCGGCCTCTCAATGAAAAATCGTATTACTCCTGAAGCTCTACTGGTTGTTCTTGAACAGTTCAAACCCTACGCATCCCTTCTTCCCGTCAAATATGGCGTGGTCATGAAATCGGGAACTCTCAGAAAATCCGGTGTATTCTGTTATGCTGGATTAATACACCGAGGTAAAGATACACGTTGCTTCGTCATCCTTCTTAATCAAAAACAAAACAACAGAGACAAAATCCTTAACGTCCTTTACCACCAGTTATAA
- a CDS encoding rhodanese-like domain-containing protein yields MKKNLIKFIPFFIMASFMMTGCNQDTSSTTAAAKPAVSTQAKAPKELKYAGSVVGKSNKAKSISISVGKGKEAKTVMVKFDDNTKGVEHASQGHASIIFYEMRDGQPWATVIKPKLAKLPEGVTEIKTAEMKALMDSQEKFVLIDARPAKRYAADHMPGAVNLSVPDYKEKAASVLPKDKDIQLIFYCGGPT; encoded by the coding sequence ATGAAGAAAAATCTGATCAAATTTATTCCTTTTTTCATCATGGCATCGTTTATGATGACCGGATGTAATCAGGATACGAGTTCCACCACCGCTGCGGCCAAGCCCGCAGTATCTACCCAGGCAAAAGCGCCGAAAGAACTGAAGTACGCGGGTAGTGTTGTGGGAAAATCCAACAAAGCAAAGAGTATTTCTATTTCCGTTGGAAAAGGCAAAGAAGCAAAGACAGTAATGGTTAAATTTGATGACAATACCAAGGGCGTTGAACATGCATCCCAAGGTCATGCGTCAATCATTTTCTATGAAATGCGTGATGGTCAGCCATGGGCAACTGTTATCAAGCCAAAGCTCGCAAAACTCCCTGAAGGAGTCACCGAGATCAAAACAGCAGAGATGAAAGCTCTGATGGACAGTCAGGAAAAATTTGTCCTTATTGATGCTCGTCCTGCAAAAAGATATGCTGCCGACCATATGCCCGGTGCTGTTAATCTCTCAGTACCTGACTATAAAGAAAAAGCCGCTTCCGTACTCCCTAAGGATAAAGACATACAGCTTATTTTCTATTGTGGAGGCCCCACATGA